The following proteins come from a genomic window of Companilactobacillus pabuli:
- a CDS encoding ATP-grasp domain-containing protein, producing the protein MTFIAPGKTLGIIGGGSETYIFELEAKRMGFRTMLLTAEEKDIATQAADSFLVGTLENLENLSELGRRSDLLLYMDENFDSTLLKKLSEDFNVVQGADLLGIAQDRYIERTFLNDLNINVPPFFSIVTVNDIKKAVEEIGFPCALKPIQKNQTILKRHILYNAEDVEQVQKLLQDGTYILEAWIDTKAEYSIMVSKSKDKKIHTFPMIREIYDGTHLMSSFIYKKNNPDVEAEMQRVALMVAENVDYVGVFGIGFILSQSGVLYVKRIFPGINYSANVYQEATGISQFELHIRAICDWPIPEIFPMVNAATLKIIEGNLPQSLDLLQEKAQWKFNYYTGFKAKNQADRDVGYISIFSDDVEELKNDILTTNIWRVE; encoded by the coding sequence ATGACTTTTATTGCGCCCGGTAAGACTTTAGGAATAATTGGCGGCGGCAGTGAAACTTATATATTTGAATTGGAAGCTAAGAGAATGGGCTTTAGGACTATGCTTTTAACGGCTGAGGAAAAAGATATTGCGACACAAGCTGCGGACAGTTTTTTGGTTGGAACTTTAGAGAACCTTGAAAATCTAAGTGAATTGGGCCGTAGAAGTGACCTTCTTTTGTACATGGATGAGAATTTCGACAGTACGCTTTTGAAAAAATTGTCAGAAGACTTCAATGTGGTTCAAGGAGCTGATTTGTTAGGCATTGCCCAAGATCGGTATATCGAAAGAACCTTTTTAAACGATTTGAATATTAACGTTCCACCGTTCTTTTCAATCGTTACGGTCAATGATATAAAAAAAGCCGTCGAGGAAATTGGTTTTCCATGTGCATTAAAACCGATTCAAAAGAATCAAACTATCTTAAAACGCCATATTTTGTACAACGCTGAAGATGTTGAGCAAGTACAAAAACTACTCCAAGATGGGACTTACATTTTGGAAGCTTGGATCGATACCAAAGCTGAGTATTCAATTATGGTAAGCAAGAGTAAAGATAAAAAAATCCATACTTTTCCGATGATTCGAGAAATATATGATGGTACGCATTTGATGAGTTCTTTCATTTACAAGAAGAATAATCCCGATGTGGAAGCAGAAATGCAAAGAGTTGCCTTAATGGTGGCTGAAAATGTTGATTACGTGGGAGTCTTTGGCATAGGTTTCATCCTATCTCAATCCGGGGTTTTGTACGTCAAACGAATTTTCCCAGGAATCAATTATTCGGCTAATGTTTATCAAGAAGCAACGGGCATTTCTCAATTTGAATTACATATCAGAGCGATTTGTGATTGGCCCATTCCTGAAATTTTTCCAATGGTCAATGCGGCTACCTTAAAGATTATTGAAGGTAACTTGCCACAGAGTTTGGATCTACTTCAGGAAAAAGCACAATGGAAATTTAACTATTACACAGGTTTTAAAGCTAAGAATCAAGCCGATAGGGATGTCGGTTATATTTCAATTTTTTCTGACGATGTCGAAGAATTAAAGAATGATATCTTAACAACTAATATTTGGAGAGTAGAATAA
- the pcrA gene encoding DNA helicase PcrA — MLTGLNPEQQKAVKATEGPLLIMAGAGSGKTRVLTHRVAYLIEEKNVMPWHVLAITFTNKAAKEMKERIGKLLNESAGDVWVSTFHSLCVRILRRDIDKMGKPKTFTIADPSEQRTLMKQILVKMNLDPKRYDPRALLGTISNAKNELQTPAEYAKVAATPYEQTVATVYDAYAKEMDRNNSLDFDDLIMQTSELFDQNPDVLEKYQEKFQYIHVDEYQDTNEAQYKLVKQLGAKYRNVCVVGDADQSIYGWRGANIQNIMNFEKDYPEATTIKLEQNYRSTKVILKAANEVINNNSNRKPKELWTDNSEGDKIKFYRGQSDTDEALYVIDQIKDLLLQGYNYGDFAVLYRTNAQSRNFEDKLMKANIPYKIIGGHKFYDRKEIKDILAYLRLIANHDDSMSFQRVINSPKRGIGPGTIEKLQTFADEHNWSLLEAAENIELSPLAAKPRKTIGEFAKVIDNLTKLSEDQSMTVLMDHLLEDSGYVEELKKQNNLESQARVENIEELLTVTTQFDQSYEPDVDVDETRLTTFLTELSLVSDQDEVEEDQQEVTLMTLHAAKGLEFPVVFLVGMEEGIFPLGRSLLKEDDLEEERRLAYVGITRAEKRLYITNAISRMLYGRVQSNPTSRFVNEIQEDAIEPVNPVAGNLAGAKKEKYPFSKNRRRMATTPTYQSPTLKSKGASGAEKLTWNVGDKVEHKKWGQGTVVKVNGSGNNAELDVAFKSEGVKRLLAEYAPIKKVTD; from the coding sequence ATGCTAACAGGTCTTAACCCAGAACAACAAAAAGCAGTTAAGGCAACAGAAGGACCACTTTTGATCATGGCGGGTGCCGGTTCAGGTAAGACACGTGTTTTGACTCATCGTGTGGCCTATTTGATTGAAGAAAAAAATGTCATGCCTTGGCACGTCCTAGCTATTACTTTTACTAACAAGGCCGCTAAGGAAATGAAGGAAAGAATTGGTAAATTACTCAATGAATCAGCAGGCGACGTTTGGGTTTCAACTTTCCACTCTCTTTGTGTAAGAATTTTAAGAAGAGATATCGACAAGATGGGGAAGCCTAAGACATTTACGATTGCTGACCCTAGTGAACAAAGAACTTTGATGAAACAAATCTTGGTGAAGATGAATCTTGATCCTAAGCGTTATGATCCTAGAGCTCTTTTAGGAACTATCAGTAATGCTAAGAATGAATTACAAACCCCAGCTGAATACGCTAAGGTTGCTGCAACTCCTTATGAACAAACAGTTGCGACAGTTTATGATGCTTATGCTAAGGAAATGGACCGCAACAACTCACTTGATTTTGACGATTTGATCATGCAAACGAGTGAACTATTTGACCAAAATCCTGATGTACTAGAGAAGTATCAAGAAAAATTCCAATACATTCACGTTGATGAATATCAGGATACTAATGAGGCTCAATACAAATTAGTAAAACAATTGGGTGCAAAATATCGTAATGTTTGTGTAGTTGGTGATGCTGACCAGAGTATTTACGGTTGGCGTGGTGCTAACATCCAAAACATTATGAACTTTGAAAAAGACTATCCAGAAGCTACAACGATTAAATTGGAACAAAATTATCGTTCAACTAAGGTCATTTTGAAGGCCGCTAACGAGGTTATCAACAATAACTCCAATCGTAAGCCTAAGGAATTGTGGACTGATAACTCTGAAGGGGACAAGATCAAATTTTATCGTGGTCAAAGTGATACTGACGAAGCTTTGTACGTAATTGACCAGATCAAAGATTTATTGTTACAAGGCTATAATTACGGTGATTTTGCCGTTTTGTACAGAACTAATGCTCAATCACGTAACTTTGAAGATAAGCTTATGAAGGCTAATATTCCTTACAAGATTATTGGCGGACATAAGTTCTATGACCGTAAAGAAATCAAAGATATCTTGGCATATTTACGTTTGATTGCTAATCACGATGATTCAATGAGTTTTCAACGTGTTATCAACAGTCCTAAACGTGGAATTGGACCAGGTACGATTGAAAAATTGCAAACTTTCGCTGATGAGCACAATTGGTCATTGTTAGAAGCGGCTGAAAATATTGAATTGTCGCCACTAGCAGCTAAACCTCGTAAAACAATTGGTGAATTTGCCAAAGTAATTGATAACCTGACTAAATTGTCTGAAGACCAATCAATGACAGTTTTGATGGATCATTTATTAGAAGATTCGGGTTACGTTGAAGAATTGAAGAAACAAAACAATCTCGAATCTCAAGCTCGAGTAGAAAATATCGAAGAACTTTTGACAGTTACAACTCAATTTGACCAAAGTTATGAACCAGATGTTGACGTTGATGAGACTCGTTTGACGACTTTCTTAACTGAACTATCATTGGTCAGTGATCAAGATGAGGTTGAAGAAGATCAACAAGAAGTAACTTTGATGACTTTGCATGCTGCTAAAGGGTTGGAATTTCCAGTCGTCTTCTTGGTTGGTATGGAAGAAGGAATTTTCCCATTAGGACGTTCATTGTTGAAAGAAGACGATCTAGAAGAAGAACGTCGCTTAGCTTATGTGGGAATTACTCGTGCTGAAAAACGCTTATACATCACTAATGCTATTAGTCGAATGTTATATGGTCGTGTTCAAAGTAATCCAACTTCAAGATTTGTTAATGAAATTCAAGAAGATGCCATTGAACCAGTTAATCCAGTTGCTGGCAATCTTGCTGGTGCTAAGAAAGAGAAATATCCATTCAGCAAGAACCGTCGTCGTATGGCCACAACTCCAACTTATCAATCACCAACTTTGAAATCTAAAGGAGCTTCAGGTGCTGAAAAACTCACTTGGAATGTTGGCGATAAAGTTGAACATAAGAAGTGGGGCCAAGGAACCGTCGTTAAAGTCAATGGTTCTGGCAATAATGCTGAATTGGATGTGGCATTCAAGAGTGAAGGCGTTAAACGTCTATTAGCAGAATATGCTCCAATTAAAAAAGTTACTGACTAA
- a CDS encoding glycoside hydrolase family 73 protein, which produces MPQKRRYTAHKSYRRKRSRKNNNTTFILLAIVAVFVISFFGYRGYVHHQNETKVEMVQQEHNSFVKKVAPYAVELGQEYGVLPSITIAQAILESDWGTSTLASQYNNYFGIKGEDPNNTKVLQTKEYTNGQWITINGRFRVYSDFRESMKDHTKLLVNGTSWNSQQYKQVIQSKNYIDAAVALQTDGYATDPGYTSKIIRIIQKYNLKKYDQGIK; this is translated from the coding sequence TTGCCACAAAAGAGAAGATATACAGCGCACAAGAGTTATCGGCGCAAACGAAGCAGAAAAAATAATAATACAACTTTTATTTTGTTAGCCATCGTCGCTGTTTTTGTAATCAGCTTTTTTGGATACAGAGGATATGTCCATCATCAAAACGAAACAAAGGTTGAAATGGTCCAACAAGAACACAATTCTTTCGTTAAAAAAGTCGCTCCATATGCGGTTGAATTAGGTCAAGAATATGGTGTTTTACCTAGTATTACAATTGCTCAGGCGATTTTGGAAAGTGATTGGGGTACTAGTACGTTAGCTAGTCAGTACAATAATTATTTTGGTATTAAGGGTGAAGATCCTAATAATACTAAGGTTTTGCAGACGAAAGAATATACTAACGGTCAATGGATAACTATCAACGGACGTTTTCGAGTTTATTCGGATTTTCGTGAGTCGATGAAAGATCATACAAAATTATTAGTGAACGGTACCTCGTGGAATTCGCAGCAATATAAGCAAGTCATCCAATCGAAGAATTATATTGATGCGGCAGTTGCTTTGCAAACTGATGGATATGCGACTGATCCTGGTTACACAAGTAAAATTATTCGGATTATACAGAAATATAATCTAAAAAAATACGATCAAGGTATCAAGTAA
- a CDS encoding arginase family protein: protein MNKTIRLTVPDWQAGNNPLYYLGSQLLTALVPNNPNQKIFTVPITAPNEDNTNLTRENGVTAQSIVKKNLQETMKILNNEQPDKVITLGGNCLVSQAPFDYLHNKYQGHVGILWIDAHPDISTPKIFPNEHAMVLGNLIHQGDKELEKLVEHPFSPKEIMYVGLQKPTADENKILPDLGINYQTQNKIDFDKIQTWINENNFTKVLIHLDLDALDPKLFHEQYFDQPGVTSYNVSHGTLNPNEIMKLLNDLSDKTVGLTIAEYLPWSALQLKEIMQSSKIFD from the coding sequence ATGAACAAAACTATTAGACTAACTGTTCCTGATTGGCAAGCTGGTAATAATCCACTTTATTATTTAGGATCACAATTATTAACTGCCTTAGTACCAAATAATCCTAATCAAAAAATTTTTACAGTTCCAATCACAGCTCCTAATGAAGATAATACTAATTTAACAAGGGAAAACGGGGTTACTGCCCAATCAATTGTTAAGAAAAATTTGCAAGAAACTATGAAGATCTTAAATAACGAACAACCTGACAAAGTAATTACCTTAGGTGGTAATTGTTTAGTATCACAAGCTCCATTTGACTACTTACATAATAAATATCAAGGTCATGTCGGTATCCTTTGGATTGATGCTCACCCAGACATATCAACACCAAAGATTTTTCCTAATGAACATGCTATGGTCTTAGGAAATTTGATTCACCAAGGAGATAAAGAATTAGAAAAATTAGTTGAACACCCCTTCTCCCCTAAAGAAATCATGTACGTTGGCTTACAAAAACCCACCGCTGATGAAAACAAGATTTTACCTGATTTAGGAATCAACTATCAAACTCAAAATAAAATTGATTTTGATAAAATTCAAACTTGGATTAACGAAAATAATTTTACAAAGGTTTTAATTCATTTGGATCTAGATGCTTTAGATCCAAAATTATTCCATGAGCAATATTTTGATCAACCTGGCGTTACTAGTTATAACGTTTCACATGGGACACTGAATCCCAATGAAATAATGAAATTGTTAAATGATTTGTCTGATAAAACAGTCGGTTTAACAATTGCAGAGTATTTACCTTGGAGCGCCTTACAACTTAAAGAAATAATGCAAAGCAGTAAAATATTTGATTAA
- the purB gene encoding adenylosuccinate lyase — protein MIDRYVTKQMKPIWTDQNRFQAWLEVEIAAVEGWSKLGEIPAEDAKLIAQNAKFDVSEIAEIEKQTKHDVVAFTRDVSRYLGPERKWVHFGLTSTDVVDTAYGYLMKQANDIIREDLNEFLEVVKQKALKYKDTPMIGRTHGVHAEPTTFGLVLANWYSEIKRDIERFDHAAKGVEAGKISGAVGSYANVPTSVEKFVCDKLGIRAQEISTQVLPRDLHAEYIQTMALIATSIERFALEVRHLQRTEVREAEEFFAAGQKGSSAMPHKRNPIGSENVTGLARVIRGHAFTALEDVPLWHERDISHSSAERVIIPDTTELLDYILRRFTKITKDLTVFPDKMIEDMNITHGLIYSQRVLLKLVEAGYSREQAYDIVQPMTAKAWDEKKDFRTMLENDTRVTDKLSDADLDDAFDYHWHLRNVDEIFKRVGLE, from the coding sequence ATGATTGATAGATATGTAACTAAACAAATGAAACCAATTTGGACGGACCAAAATAGATTTCAAGCTTGGCTCGAAGTAGAAATCGCAGCTGTAGAAGGTTGGAGCAAACTAGGAGAAATTCCTGCTGAAGATGCAAAGTTGATTGCTCAAAATGCTAAGTTTGATGTTTCAGAAATTGCTGAAATCGAAAAGCAAACTAAGCATGACGTAGTTGCTTTTACTAGAGATGTTTCACGTTACTTAGGACCAGAAAGAAAATGGGTCCACTTCGGCTTAACTTCAACTGATGTTGTTGATACAGCCTATGGTTACTTGATGAAACAAGCTAATGATATTATTCGTGAAGATTTGAATGAATTTCTCGAAGTAGTTAAACAAAAAGCTTTGAAGTACAAAGATACACCAATGATTGGTCGTACTCACGGCGTTCACGCTGAACCTACTACTTTTGGTTTGGTATTAGCTAACTGGTACTCAGAAATCAAACGTGATATCGAAAGATTCGACCATGCAGCTAAAGGTGTTGAAGCAGGTAAAATCAGTGGTGCGGTTGGTAGTTACGCTAATGTGCCAACTAGTGTTGAAAAATTTGTTTGTGATAAATTGGGTATTCGTGCTCAAGAAATCTCAACTCAAGTTCTTCCAAGAGATCTTCACGCTGAATACATCCAAACAATGGCTTTGATTGCCACATCAATTGAACGTTTTGCTCTAGAAGTTCGTCATTTGCAAAGAACTGAAGTTAGGGAAGCTGAAGAATTCTTTGCTGCTGGACAAAAAGGTTCAAGTGCTATGCCACACAAACGTAACCCAATCGGTTCAGAAAATGTTACAGGTTTAGCTCGAGTAATCAGAGGACATGCCTTTACAGCCCTAGAAGATGTGCCATTGTGGCATGAACGTGATATTTCACATTCTTCAGCTGAACGTGTCATCATTCCTGATACAACTGAATTGTTAGATTACATTTTGAGAAGATTTACTAAGATCACAAAAGATCTAACAGTCTTTCCAGATAAGATGATTGAAGATATGAACATCACTCACGGTTTGATTTACTCACAACGTGTCTTGTTGAAGTTAGTTGAAGCTGGTTATTCTCGTGAACAAGCTTATGACATTGTTCAGCCAATGACTGCCAAAGCTTGGGATGAAAAGAAAGACTTCAGAACGATGCTTGAAAATGATACACGTGTGACTGACAAACTTTCTGATGCTGATCTTGATGATGCTTTTGATTATCACTGGCATTTGAGAAATGTTGATGAAATCTTTAAGCGTGTTGGTTTAGAATAA
- the ligA gene encoding NAD-dependent DNA ligase LigA yields the protein MADLTKEQASQELDKIRPQLNSWRDAYYTKDAPVVEDNVYDKLYNRLLEIEQMYPELVTPDSPSQQVGDVTLPDFNKVIHDIPMLSMGDVFSEEELAEFNDRIEKNVGHEVDYNVELKIDGLSLSLIYENGILVQGSTRGNGTIGENVTENVKTIKDIPQKLSRPLSIEVRGECFMSKKEFLRLNQERENEGQQVFANPRNAAAGSLRQLDPKITASRKLDTFMYTIVTFDGMNVTTQHQALETLKELGFNVNPTAQVTTGLKGVQNFIEHYGEVRDDLDYGIDGVVLKVDDLALQQQLGNTVKVPRWEIAYKFPPEQSETVVRDITWTIGRTGVLTPTAVMDPVQLAGTTVSRATLHNEDMIRQKDVRIGDTVLLHKAGDIIPEVSQVVLKKRPADSVPAVIPTNCPYCGSELIHLEDEVALRCINPKCPAQVKEQLTHFASRNAMNIDGLGPKIIEQLYTKELVKDVADIYKLTADDLATLDGFKEKSINNLLMAIDNSKSNSVERLIFGLGIRHVGAKAGRILAENFGSLDNLMSASKEEILEVNTMGEIIADSIVTYFANDDVKKLINELKSVSINMNFIGSSNSNETNSHFTDKIIVITGTLQNYKRSQLSEKLENLGAKVTSSVTKKTDILIAGEKAGSKLTKAQQLGTQIIDETTLSEYLDDEE from the coding sequence ATGGCTGATTTAACTAAAGAACAAGCTAGTCAAGAATTAGACAAAATCCGTCCCCAACTCAATAGTTGGCGTGATGCTTATTACACTAAAGATGCGCCGGTCGTAGAAGATAACGTCTACGATAAGTTATACAATCGTTTATTAGAAATAGAACAAATGTATCCGGAATTAGTAACTCCAGATTCACCTTCGCAACAAGTTGGTGATGTGACTTTACCCGATTTCAATAAAGTAATTCATGATATTCCAATGCTTTCAATGGGAGATGTCTTTTCTGAAGAAGAATTGGCGGAATTTAATGACCGAATTGAAAAAAATGTTGGACATGAAGTTGATTATAATGTTGAATTAAAAATTGATGGTTTATCACTGTCATTAATTTATGAAAATGGTATCTTAGTTCAAGGTTCAACCCGTGGTAACGGAACAATCGGCGAAAATGTGACAGAAAATGTCAAAACTATCAAAGATATCCCGCAAAAGCTCAGTCGTCCACTTTCAATTGAAGTTCGTGGCGAATGTTTCATGTCGAAAAAAGAATTTTTGCGTTTAAATCAAGAACGTGAAAATGAAGGTCAACAAGTTTTTGCTAACCCTAGAAATGCGGCCGCCGGTAGTTTGCGCCAATTAGATCCTAAGATCACTGCTTCTAGAAAGCTCGATACGTTCATGTATACGATCGTAACTTTTGATGGTATGAACGTTACAACGCAACATCAGGCTTTGGAAACATTAAAAGAATTAGGATTTAACGTTAATCCCACTGCTCAAGTAACGACCGGTTTAAAAGGTGTGCAAAACTTTATCGAACATTATGGTGAAGTTCGTGACGACTTAGATTACGGTATCGATGGGGTTGTTTTGAAAGTTGACGATTTAGCTTTACAACAACAACTTGGAAATACCGTCAAAGTGCCACGTTGGGAAATTGCTTATAAATTTCCACCAGAACAATCGGAAACAGTTGTCCGTGATATTACTTGGACGATTGGTCGAACGGGGGTTTTGACACCTACAGCAGTGATGGATCCGGTGCAATTAGCAGGAACAACTGTTTCAAGAGCAACTTTGCATAATGAAGATATGATTCGTCAAAAAGATGTTCGCATCGGCGATACTGTACTTTTGCACAAAGCAGGTGATATCATACCTGAGGTTTCACAAGTAGTTTTGAAGAAACGTCCAGCTGATTCAGTTCCAGCAGTTATTCCAACCAATTGTCCTTATTGTGGGTCCGAATTGATCCACTTGGAAGATGAAGTAGCATTGCGCTGCATCAATCCTAAATGTCCGGCTCAAGTCAAAGAACAATTGACGCACTTTGCTTCTCGAAATGCGATGAATATTGATGGTTTAGGACCTAAGATTATCGAACAACTCTACACAAAAGAATTAGTCAAAGATGTCGCTGATATTTACAAATTGACGGCTGATGATTTAGCCACATTGGATGGTTTCAAAGAGAAATCAATTAACAACTTGTTGATGGCAATTGATAATTCCAAGAGTAATTCTGTAGAACGATTGATCTTTGGTCTCGGAATCAGACACGTTGGTGCCAAAGCCGGCCGAATTTTGGCTGAGAATTTTGGTAGTTTGGACAATTTAATGTCAGCTTCTAAGGAAGAAATTCTAGAAGTTAATACGATGGGTGAAATTATTGCTGACAGTATTGTGACTTATTTTGCCAATGATGATGTTAAAAAATTGATAAATGAACTAAAATCAGTAAGTATTAACATGAATTTTATCGGTAGTTCAAATTCTAATGAAACAAATAGCCATTTTACTGATAAAATAATTGTTATAACCGGAACTTTGCAAAATTATAAACGTTCACAATTGTCTGAAAAGCTTGAAAATTTAGGCGCCAAGGTCACTAGCTCAGTTACTAAGAAAACTGATATTTTGATTGCTGGTGAAAAAGCCGGTAGTAAATTGACTAAGGCTCAACAATTGGGAACGCAAATTATTGATGAAACAACATTATCTGAATATTTGGATGATGAAGAGTAG
- a CDS encoding xanthine phosphoribosyltransferase produces the protein MKELEERIRKDGRVLGKDVLKVDSFLNHQVDPMLMEKMGEEFYNHFKDAGINKILTVESSGIAPAVMTGLKFEVPVVFARKHKSVTLTDDLYTSEVYSFTKKTSNHISIDKRYLSKDDTVLIIDDFLANGQAVNGLDTIIEDAGATLAGIGIVIEKSFQKGRQMIDKSGIPIYSLARIKAFENGQVVFQDEED, from the coding sequence ATGAAGGAACTAGAAGAAAGAATCAGAAAAGATGGTCGAGTTTTAGGCAAAGATGTGCTTAAAGTTGATAGTTTTTTAAACCATCAAGTTGACCCAATGTTAATGGAAAAAATGGGTGAAGAATTTTACAACCATTTTAAAGATGCTGGTATCAATAAGATTTTGACAGTGGAATCTTCAGGTATCGCACCCGCAGTTATGACTGGATTGAAGTTTGAGGTACCAGTTGTTTTTGCTAGAAAGCACAAATCAGTTACTTTAACTGATGACTTGTATACGTCAGAAGTTTATTCATTTACTAAGAAGACTTCTAATCACATCAGTATCGATAAACGTTATTTGTCAAAGGACGATACTGTTTTGATTATCGATGATTTTTTGGCTAATGGACAAGCTGTTAATGGATTGGATACGATCATTGAAGATGCCGGCGCAACTTTGGCTGGAATTGGTATTGTGATTGAAAAGTCCTTCCAAAAGGGAAGACAAATGATTGATAAATCAGGAATTCCAATTTATTCATTGGCACGTATCAAGGCTTTTGAAAATGGTCAAGTAGTCTTCCAAGACGAAGAGGATTAG
- a CDS encoding MerR family transcriptional regulator — MEKLSIGKMANICNVSIQTLRYYDKIDLIKPAIRDTKNGYRYYDINQVFRINIIKYLQHTGSSLKEIKQVLTLDSERLVEFWNQQELEIENKIQNLQRTKELIRGQQLQFQQLNEIQKFSQEIVYQRAIPQELIIQIKPITKITPLSHPDAEVSRLENILLQNKTMANLQYGFSYPLKEYNDLTEIEYDSIFTRVFSSRIDEAEELLTYMLSGQYLCISFLWDRTKYLSYYQKLFSAFLHKFGTIPTEVYEVSIVDEYHYENEQNFLTELRVKIPKNYH, encoded by the coding sequence ATGGAAAAATTATCAATTGGTAAGATGGCGAATATTTGTAATGTTAGTATTCAAACTTTGAGATACTATGACAAAATAGATTTAATCAAACCAGCTATAAGAGATACAAAAAATGGCTATCGATATTATGATATTAACCAAGTTTTTAGAATTAATATCATTAAATATCTACAACATACAGGATCATCGCTCAAAGAAATCAAGCAAGTTTTAACTTTAGACAGTGAGCGTTTAGTTGAATTTTGGAATCAACAGGAGTTAGAGATCGAAAATAAAATTCAAAACTTACAAAGAACTAAAGAATTAATTCGAGGTCAGCAATTACAGTTTCAACAATTAAACGAAATTCAAAAATTTTCTCAGGAAATTGTTTATCAAAGAGCTATTCCGCAAGAATTAATAATTCAAATAAAGCCGATAACTAAAATAACCCCACTCAGCCATCCCGATGCAGAAGTGAGTCGATTAGAAAATATATTATTACAAAATAAGACGATGGCTAACTTACAATATGGTTTTTCATATCCATTAAAAGAGTATAATGATTTAACTGAAATTGAATACGATAGTATTTTTACAAGAGTTTTTTCATCAAGAATTGACGAAGCTGAAGAATTATTGACATACATGCTTTCTGGACAATATTTATGCATATCTTTTCTTTGGGATAGAACTAAATATTTGTCGTATTATCAAAAATTGTTCTCGGCGTTCCTACATAAATTTGGTACCATTCCAACAGAAGTTTATGAAGTATCAATAGTTGATGAGTATCACTATGAGAATGAACAAAATTTTTTGACAGAGTTAAGGGTTAAAATACCTAAAAACTATCATTAA
- a CDS encoding MFS transporter: protein MQKAWQKNFKILWFGSFITDMGNAMTLPFVVLFIDTLGDFTQTQLNFLGAAAFSLTYLMKAFVSPLWGRLADLKGRKLMCLRASGVMTITIFMIGLSPNVWFLLFFRALQGAFSGYINNANALMSVSALQGMQGRVMSKLVTGSITGTLIGPLLGSFLATAVGYRGAFFLTSFLMGLVFLTTLFGVEENFVPITKEKLQPVLPLMKKIGWPFFLALFYSLLAIQATTNAIIPMISLLVRELDSNSSNLVLITGIVSAAPGLATILMAGIVGSLIDKMGALKSMILFLLLAIVSLVLTSWVQNVWELVALRFILGISDAALIPSIQVLTVQNVPKQIFGRIFSYNQSAQSFGNVFGPMLAAVIATGLGYKSIFLFCAILEVVALILWIVYTKWQGLKLDSLRHF from the coding sequence ATGCAAAAAGCTTGGCAAAAGAATTTTAAAATTTTATGGTTTGGTAGTTTTATTACTGATATGGGCAATGCGATGACATTGCCTTTTGTTGTCTTATTTATTGATACGTTAGGTGATTTTACTCAAACGCAACTGAATTTTTTAGGAGCAGCGGCTTTTTCTCTGACTTATTTAATGAAGGCTTTCGTTTCACCACTCTGGGGGCGATTAGCTGATCTAAAAGGTCGAAAATTGATGTGTCTCAGGGCCTCTGGGGTAATGACGATAACGATTTTTATGATTGGTTTGTCGCCGAATGTGTGGTTTTTATTATTCTTTCGAGCATTACAAGGAGCTTTCTCAGGGTATATCAATAATGCTAATGCTTTGATGTCAGTTTCTGCACTACAGGGCATGCAAGGTCGAGTAATGAGCAAATTGGTAACTGGCAGTATCACAGGAACCTTGATAGGTCCTTTGCTAGGTAGTTTTTTAGCAACAGCAGTTGGCTATCGAGGGGCGTTCTTTTTAACGAGTTTTTTAATGGGATTGGTTTTTTTAACAACGTTATTCGGTGTTGAAGAAAATTTTGTACCAATTACGAAAGAAAAGTTACAGCCGGTTCTACCTTTAATGAAGAAAATTGGTTGGCCATTCTTTTTAGCCTTGTTTTACTCGCTCTTAGCCATTCAAGCGACGACTAATGCAATTATACCGATGATTAGTTTATTAGTCCGAGAGCTTGATTCTAACAGCTCTAATCTGGTTCTCATCACTGGTATCGTGTCAGCTGCTCCAGGTTTGGCAACAATTTTAATGGCTGGAATTGTCGGTTCTCTGATTGATAAGATGGGGGCTTTAAAAAGTATGATACTTTTTTTGCTCTTAGCTATCGTTAGTTTAGTTTTGACTAGTTGGGTACAAAATGTTTGGGAATTAGTTGCTTTGAGATTTATTTTGGGGATTTCTGATGCAGCTTTAATCCCATCGATTCAGGTTCTAACTGTACAAAATGTACCGAAACAAATATTTGGACGGATTTTCAGTTATAATCAATCCGCACAGTCGTTTGGGAATGTTTTTGGTCCAATGCTTGCGGCTGTGATTGCCACAGGATTAGGTTATAAAAGTATCTTCTTGTTCTGCGCTATTTTAGAAGTTGTAGCTTTGATATTGTGGATCGTGTATACAAAATGGCAAGGCTTAAAACTCGATAGTCTAAGACATTTTTAA